The Humulus lupulus chromosome 3, drHumLupu1.1, whole genome shotgun sequence genome window below encodes:
- the LOC133825070 gene encoding uncharacterized protein LOC133825070 encodes MRLFWIRDKIESGEIELEKVASDENPADIGTKVLRINSGMLTLVVHHGRTWSNIDGDRKYEGGRVSFFDGCEYGLFGLLDMERLVKELGYQLPFNFCDKDVLEMFDDMQLWGYSCVSVYVSDSNIPNEHETREVVYEDVANEDYGEDDGDDMEEPVDTQVENLGHGQHGALSEAQEVGDLGQSSRPNIPQPNEGYFMEPEYALDEEEVRQQENNITPTSQWWSTVNEVYTQVDGEISDGYEDEEDLNSLNSYDDELIPRRSRRKFVPIDEWADFKFIVGLEFASVEQLREALKEHFISKYREFNYLFNNHTKLKAICKATGCGWSLYARVLKRDNLTFQINTLVDEHSYRIRLNSKLVDAPCELTSNSKFSHTSRHIFYAAKNKARLMLEGSVAEQYGVLDDYCKQLMKLMPGSTTIIKSNMVVDKRVFERVYICLKACKDCFKSCRPLVGLDGCFLKGYCKGILLPAVGIDAENSMFPVPYAICEKENTETWTWFLTLLEEDLCEVDHRNFTMISYRQKGLSNSLSTLFEGAEIRFCVRHLHSNFKKEFPGLLLLQILWACVRASTPEEFKRKMAELKGVNEKAFDWLMKKSPSEWSKSHFKTDVKCDMLLNNLCESFNAAILDAREKPIITLLEKIRYWLMNRYYVKRESVRKWVQPVGKRIMKVREKNKLVARDCQCTRADAHRFQVQYKDFDYFSLNLVEKVCTCRLFQLSEIPCGHALSAIWSGNLNIMGFVDVAYKKDTLLAQYIGIIEPMPSLDKWPDVGQNSIYPPSETVLPRRPKKSRRRETDEPPPATATKASSVGQPNHCSNCGSVGHSKRSCKNPVKDQNVKGKIMGRPPKTNPTPSIVKRNIRRAKQQAREAEQGGSTSQTKPQQSQQQ; translated from the exons ATGAGATTGTTTTGGATAAGAGACAAGATAGAGAGTGGAGAAATTGAACTTGAAAAGGTTGCAAGTGATGAGAACCCCGCAGATATTGGAACCAAAGTGTTAA GAATAAATTCTGGAATGTTAACTTTAGTGGTGCATCATGGGAGAACATGGTCAAATATTGATGGGGATAGAAAATATGAGGGTGGACGTGTGTCCTTTTTTGATGGTTGTGAGTATGGCCTCTTTGGTCTATTGGACATGGAAAGATTGGTGAAAGAGCTTGGATACCAACTTCCATTTAATTTCTG TGATAAAGATGTACTGGAGATGTTTGATGATATGCAGTTATGGGGTTATAGTTGTGTGAGTGTGTATGTTAGTGATTCTAATATTCCTAATGAGCATGAAACTAGGGAGGTTGTTTATGAAGATGTTGCTAATGAGGATTATGGTGAGGATGATGGTGATGATATGGAAGAGCCAGTGGATACACAAGTGGAGAATTTGGGCCATGGTCAGCATGGGGCCCTATCAGAAGCCCAAGAAGTTGGTGATTTAGGTCAGTCATCGAGGCCTAATATACCTCAGCCCAATGAAGGTTACTTTATGGAACCAGAATATGCCCTAGATGAAGAGGAAGTTAGGCAGCAAGAGAACAACATAACACCAACAAGTCAATGGTGGAGCACTGTGAATGAAGTATACACTCAAGTAGATGGGGAAATTTCAGATGGATACGAAGATGAGGAAGATCTAAACAGCCTAAACAGTTATGATGATGAGCTTATTCCTAGGAGAAGTAGAAGGAAATTTGTACCTATTGATGAATGGGCTGATTTCAAGTTTATTGTTGGGTTGGAATTTGCAAGTGTTGAACAGCTTAGAGAAGCTCTAAAGGAACACTTCATAAGCAAATACAGAGAATTCAACTACCTCTTCAATAATCATACAAAGTTAAAGGCTATTTGTAAGGCCACAGGCTGTGGGTGGTCTTTGTATGCTCGAGTCCTAAAGAGAGATAATTTGACATTTCAGATTAACACCTTGGTGGATGAACACAGCTACAGGATTAGGTTGAATAGCAAGCTGGTGGATGCACcttgt GAACTCACTTCAAACAGTAAGTTTTCTCACACTAGTAGACACATATTTTATGCTGCAAAGAATAAGGCTCGGCTAATGCTTGAGGGATCTGTGGCTGAGCAATATGGAGTGCTTGATGATTATTGCAAACAACTAATGAAATTGATGCCAGGCAGCACTACCATTATTAAAAGCAATATGGTGGTTGATAAGAGGGTGTTTGAGAGGGTCTACATATgcttaaaagcatgtaaagattgCTTTAAGTCTTGTAGGCCTTTGGTTGGCTTGGATGGATGTTTTTTAAAGGGGTATTGCAAAGGGATACTACTTCCAGCTGTTGGTATTGATGCTGAGAACTCTATGTTCCCAGTTCCTTATGCAATATGTGAAAAGGAAAACACTGAAACATGGACATGGTTTCTGACTCTACTGGAGGAGGATTTGTGTGAGGTAGATCATAGAAATTTTACAATGATCAGTTATAGGCAGAAAGGCTTATCAAATTCCTTGTCCACTCTCTTTGAAGGTGCAGAGATCAGATTCTGCGTGAGGCATTTACATTCTAACTTCAAGAAGGAGTTCCCTGGTTTATTGCTATTACAAATATTATGGGCATGTGTGCGAGCATCCACACCTGAAGAATTCAAGAGAAAGATGGCTGAACTGAAGGGTGTTAATGAGAAGGCCTTTGATTGGCTAATGAAGAAAAGTCCCTCTGAATGGTCCAAAAGTCATTTCAAAACCGATGTTAAATGCGACATGCTATTGAACAACCTCTGTGAAAGCTTCAACGCTGCAATATTGGATGCAAGAGAGAAGCCCATTATCACTTTGCTTGAGAAAATTAGGTATTGGTTGATGAATAGGTACTATGTGAAACGAGAGAGTGTAAGAAAATGGGTGCAGCCTGTGGGGAAAAGGATCATGAAAGTGAGAGAAAAGAATAAATTAGTTGCTAGGGATTGTCAATGCACGAGGGCTGATGCTCATAGGTTCCAGGTGCAGTATAAAGACTTCGATTATTTTTCTTTGAATCTGGTTGAGAAGGTCTGCACTTGCAGACTTTTCCAACTCTCTGAGATACCATGTGGGCATGCCTTATCTGCCATATGGAGTGGTAATCTCAATATCATGGGCTTCGTTGATGTTGCTTATAAGAAGGACACCCTTTTGGCTCAATACATTGGCATCATAGAACCAATGCCCTCACTTGATAAATGGCCAGATGTAGGCCAAAATTCCATATACCCACCATCAGAAACCGTGTTGCCTAGGAGGCCAAAAAAATCTCGAAGGAGGGAAACAGATGAGCCTCCACCAGCCACTGCAACTAAAGCAAGTAGTGTAGGCCAGCCTAACCATTGTAGCAATTGTGGGTCAGTAGGGCACTCAAAGCGTTCTTGTAAGAATCCAGTAAAGGATCAG AATGTTAAAGGAAAAATAATGGGAAGGCCACCGAAGACAAATCCAACCCCATCAATTGTGAAAAGAAACATTAGAAGAGCTAAGCAACAAGCAAGGGAGGCTGAACAAGGTGGTTCAACCTCACAAACCAAACCACAACAATCTCAGCAACAGTAA